Proteins from a genomic interval of Dermacentor variabilis isolate Ectoservices chromosome 8, ASM5094787v1, whole genome shotgun sequence:
- the LOC142590838 gene encoding uncharacterized protein LOC142590838: MDEDYRDVAGGTRDHGPAAATQGLKSNTPATTTSQTHYAAEVWRAQLRHQRTRGGAGRNAARGNPRGGPGNPCQRTRDKPTNPNAGCENFGGRNARPVEHCRHHLRWPHPPQASSLLWGRNVVLSLQTKETDLLHLLSAGTPVRRLPDPGVKTCRQYGQKDPEEHHQCTPKCLLCGEPHAAGTKDCKQRLKTTSELRWGPQGQQRRGRSRSRGGARRPRWFRNEDQEKRGDYRSESRSRSRGRSGSRDQDRSRERDESYPPLGGQQAWTKPKQLQKKSGVVKVVSPVAARVALAHGHPDAFLPEGVVVAARIVCRQDLAQEVEMLNKTKGICPLANGDRRQR, from the exons ATGGACGAAGACTACCGAGACGTGGCCGGGGGGACCCGTGATCATGGACCAGCGGCAGCCACTCAAGGCCTGAAAAGCAACACGCCAGCGACCACAACGTCACAA ACCCATTACGCAGCTGAAGTTTGGAGAGCACAGCTACGGCATCAACGTACACGTGGCGGCGCCGGAAGGAACGCTGCTCGGGGTAATCCACGGGGTGGACCCGGGAACCCCTGCCAAAGAACTCGAGACAAACCTACGAATCCGAACGCAGGGTGTGAAAATTTTGGCGGCAGGAATGCTAGGCCGGTCGAGCACTGCCGTCATCACCTTCGATGGCCCCACCCTCCCCAAGCAAGTTCTCTACTATGGGGGAGAAATGTGGTGCTATCCCTACAGACCAAGGAGACAGATCTGCTACATCTGCTGTCAGCAGGGACACCGGTCAGACGTCTGCCCGATCCCGGGGTCAAGACCTGCAGGCAGTATGGCCAAAAGGATCCAGAGGAACACCATCAATGCACACCCAAGTGCCTGCTGTGTGGGGAGCCCCACGCAGCCGGCACAAAGGACTGCAAGCAACGTTTAAAGACAACAAGCGAACTACGATGGGGACCCCAGGGTCAGCAACGACGCGGCCGCAGCCGAAGCAGAGGCGGAGCGCGGCGCCCACGCTGGTTTCGGAACGAAGACCAGGAGAAGCGAGGCGACTACCGGAGCGAGTCGAGGAGCCGCAGCCGGGGCCGCAGTGGCAGCCGAGACCAGGACCGGAGCCGGGAGCGGGACGAGTCCTACCCACCCCTGGGCGGTCAGCAGGCCTGGACGAAGCCGAAGCAACTACAGAAGAAGAGCGGCGTagttaag GTCGTCTCACCAGTTGCTGCCCGCGTGGCCCTTGCACACGGCCACCCTGATGCCTTCCTCCCGGAAGGGGTCGTCGTGGCGGCACGTATTGTTTGCCGCCAGGATTTGGCCCAGGAAGTGGAGATGCTAAACAAAACGAAGGGGATTTGCCCCCTGGCGAACGGAGATAGAAGGCAAAGGTAG